In Nissabacter sp. SGAir0207, the genomic stretch GCTGCTCGGCCACAATCTCCCCTTTTGCGCAAACGGGCGGCACGTTGCGCGCTGGTTAATTTATCGCCCGCTTACTCATTGAAGCCCCTTTGCGCCGGGCTGGCAAGCCTGCCCGCCATTTTTCCCGCCCATGCCATCAAATTTCTGTCATAACCGGGTGATAGGGTGGCGTCGCGGTAAAGGCTCTTTGCCGCCGAGAACATCACGGCGTGGCCCTGTGCTGCGCAAACGTGAGCCTTTGGCGTGCCGCCCGCTGGCCACGCCCCTTGCGCCCCCTTCACCCGGCGTGCCTGTACGCCGGTTTCTTTCAACGCCTTAGAGCGCACGTTTGAACAATCTGCCCCAGCCTTTCCTCTGCATAGTGGCCCGGACACTTTTTCAGGAGGCATTGGCCATGAGCACACTCTTTACCCCGTTGACCATTGGCGGGCGCACCCTGCCGAACCGAATCTTTATGGCCCCCCTCACCCGCCTGCGTAGCCAGGAGCCGGGCGATTTGCCGACTGCCCTGATGGGCGAGTACTACAGCCAGCGCGCCAGCGCCGGGCTGATTATTAGCGAGGCGACGCAAATCTCCCTGCAGGGCAAGGGTTACGCCGGCGCGCCGGGCATCCACTCCCCTGAGCAGGTGGCCGCCTGGCGCCAGATCACGGACGCCGTCCACGCGCGCGGCGGCCACATCGCCCTGCAAATGTGGCACGTTGGCCGCATCTCCCACACCTCGCTGCAACCGGGCCAGCAGTCGCCGGTCGCCCCCTCGGCACAGACCGCCGACACCCGCACCACGATCCGGGATGAACAGGGCAACCTGACGCGCGTTCCCTGCTCGCCGCCGCGCGCCCTGACCGTGGCCGAGATCGCCGAGGTGGTGGCACAATTCCGCCAGGCCGCCATCCATGCGCGGGAAGCCGGGTTTGACTATGTGGAGATCCACGCTGCCCACGGCTACCTGCTGCACCAATTCCAGTCGCCGGAGTCCAACCTGCGGGATGATCAGTATGGTGGCAGTGTCGAGAACCGCCTGCGCCTGACGCTGGAAGTCGTGGAGAGCGTGGTGGCCGAGCTGGGGGCTGACCGCGTTGGCATCCGCATTTCGCCGGTCGGTGCCGTCGCTGGCATGGGCAATGGCGAGCAGGAGGAGCAGGACGCGCTGACGCTGGTGGAGCAACTGAGCGCCCGCCAACTGGCCTACCTGCACATCTCCGAGCCGGACTGGGTCGGCGGCCGCCCCTATTCGGAGGCGTTGCGCAAGGCGATTCGCGCCCGCTATCAGGGGGTGATCATCGGGGCCGGCGGCTATACGCAGCAGAAGGCGGAACAGTTGATTGACGCCGGTTACGTTGATGCCGCCGCCTTTGGCCGCGACTACATCGCCAACCCGGATCTGGTGGCGCGCTTTGCCCAGCAGGCGCCGCTCAACCCACCGCAGCCAGAGACCTTCTATGGCGGTGGCCGTGAGGGCTACACCGACTACCCAACGCTGTGACTATCTGCATCACATTGAATTTATTCGCCTGCGAAGGCTATACTTAACTGTTTTTATCCATGCGGCGAACACCTCGCCGCGTGCCAACCTGTTATCAGAGGACTTTATGCGCTTACTCCATACCATGCTTCGCGTCGGTGACCTGCAACGCTCCATCGACTTCTACACCAAGGTATTAGGCATGCGTCTGCTGCGTTCCAGTGAAAATACCGAATACAAATACTCCCTGGCGTTCGTCGGCTATACCGAAGAGAGCGAAGGCGCAGTGATTGAACTGACCTACAACTGGGGCGTCGAGAGCTACGACATGGGGACGGCCTACGGCCACATCGCGCTGGGCGTGGATGATGTCGCAGCAACCTGTGACCAGATCCGCAATGCTGGCGGCAATGTGACCCGTGAAGCTGGCCCGGTCAAGGGCGGCACCACCGTGATCGCCTTTGTGGAAGACCCGGATGGCTACAAGATTGAGCTGATTGAAAACAGCCACGCTGGCAAAGGCCTCGGCAACTGATAGCTTCCCTGATCCTACGGGCGCGGCACGCCGTCGCCCGTCTTCTCCTGCGTATTGCCCTTCCCCTGCATCGGCCGCGAAAATTTGCCATAATGCGCGCTGAATTCGAACCTGATAAGAAACTGATGGCTGATAAAAGTGATCCCAACGCCCTGAGTGGCCGCTTCCGCGGGTTCTATCCCGTGGTGATTGATGTTGAAACCGCTGGCTTTAACGCCCGTACCGATGCCCTGCTGGAGATCGCCGCCGTGACGTTGCGCATGGACGACGACGGCTGGCTGACGCGTGATGAGGCGCTGCACTTCCATGTCGCCCCGTTTGAGGGGGCGGTGCTGCAACCGGAGGCGCTGGCCTTCAACGGCATCGATCCGCACAACCCGCTGCGTGGCGCGGTGAGTGAGTATGAGGCGCTGCACGCCATCTTCAAGATGGTGCGCAAGGGCATGAAGGAGCAGAACTGCAACCGGGCGATTATTGTGGCGCACAATGCCAACTTTGATCACAGCTTCCTGATGGCGGCCGCCGAGCGCGCCAGCCTCAAGCGCAACCCTTTCCACCCCTTCGCCACCTTTGATACCGCGGCGCTGAGCGGGCTGGTGCTCGGGCAGACGGTGCTGGCGAAAGCCTGCATCACCGCCGGCATCCCCTTTGACAGCGCCCAGGCGCACTCCGCGCTGTATGACACTGAGCAGACGGCACTGCTGTTCTGTGAGCTGGTCAACCGCTGGAAACGGCTGGGTGGCTGGCCGCTGGCAACGCCAGAAGCCGACGAGTAAAACAAAACGGGCGACCCTAGGGTCGCCCGTTTTCATTGCCACTGAGGTTGCCCCCGCGCCCGGATTACTGTTGCTCTTCCTGGGAACGGTGCTTCTCGGCGGTCTCTTTAATCAGCTGTTGCAGTTCGCCGCGCTGGTACATCTCTAGCACGATGTCACAACCGCCAACCAGTTCGCCATCCACCCACAGCTGCGGGAAGGTCGGCCAGTTGGCGTACTTCGGCAGCTCGGCACGGATGTCCGGGTTCTGCAGAATGTCCACATAGGCAAAACGCTCACCGCACGCGGACAGCGCCTGTACCGCCTGAGCGGAGAAGCCGCAGCTTGGCAGCTTCGGAGAGCCTTTCATGTACAGCAGGATCGGGTTTTCCGCGATCTGGGCCTGGATCTTTTCAATTGTCGTCATTGTCTTGCTTCCTCAAGCCATTGGCTGGCTATTACGCGTCACATCAAATCAGCAGTGGCCTATTGTAACGAGGGCGGCAACGGGATGAAAACACCATTTTTTGCAGGGTTTTCTTACACGCCCTAAATTCGTCGGCCTGACTGCTAACAATAATTAAACATATGTTAACAGTAACAGATCTGAACGATGAGGTTTATCGGAAAAACGCGTTGCCTCACTGTGCCGCCAGGCCGCTAACCGCTTGAGTTGCGGATAAAAGCAGCATATCCCCCCCCTGGTTTTCACTAATGAAAAAAGCTATTAACTTTTTCTGACAATATGAATTAGAATCAGGGGGTTTCATGCTTTTTTGTGCGGCAGGTTTCAGTAATACTGGGCCTCCATGGATGTTTGTCGGACACTTTTGGTAGCGTTGCCATGCGTTTACTCGTTACGCTTTTCGTTTTGCTTTTTACTCAGCTCTGTATGAATCTGGCGCATGCGTCGCCCCATGCGCGCACGTCGGCCGACCCCCGCAAGGGCCATGCCAGTGAGGCCAGGACGGATGACCGTAAAAAGCGCAAGCCGGTGAAAACCAGCGTAAAGAAAAAAGCCACCAGCCGCGATAAGGCTCAGGTGGTCAAGGTCACGACCAAAAGCGGTAAAACGCGCAAAACCGCCTCCACCCACCTGGTCAAGGTGACGCCGCCGAAAAAGGGCTACAAAAAAGGCTATGGCCGCCAGCGCCTGCCCGGCCACGAGGCCAAGGCCGTGGAGAGCGGCCCGCTGGCACTCAGCCCGGCGCATAAAAAGCGCTACCAGAAAGCCAAGCAAACGGCGATGACCAAGCTGATGAAGCAGGTAGGCAAGCCCTACCGCTGGGGCGGCACCTCCCCCACCACCGGTTTCGATTGCAGCGGACTGGTCTATTACGCCTATAAAGATGTGATGAAGATCCGCCTGCCACGCACCGCCAACGAGATGTACCACCTGCGTGATGCCGCACCGGTCAAACGTGGCGAGCTGGAGAGCGGCGATCTGGTCTTCTTCCGCATCGCCAACCGTGGCGCGGCCGACCATGTTGGCGTCTATCTCGGCGATGGCAAATTTATCCAGTCGCCGCGCACCGGCGAGGACATCCGCATCAGCTATCTGGACAATGACTACTGGCAAGACCATTACGTCGGCGCCCGCCGCGTGATGACCCCCAAGACCGTACGCTGACCACCGCGAAACAAAAAAGACGCCCAAGGGCGTCTTTTTTGTTTCTGGTGCAGGCGGGTTAGCCCAAAACAGCGGTAAAGCTAAAGGCAATGATCACGGTGAGCGCTGCCACGGTGGTGCATAGCGACAGTTTCAAATTGGTATCCATGTGTTCTCCTGAATAACGCACACAAAACCACAATGTTTGTATGAGTTCCCATATTCTCACATTATGGCAGGCAATGCCTATCGCGTTGTGATGCGCAACGGGATAATTTTCTGCTTCCCCTTTGCGCAAGAATAGGGGAAAATTCGCGGTTTACACACTGCGTACCCGGCCACGGCTGCAATGCCCCACCGCTCCCCAGCGAAGATGACCGTCCTCTCCCCCTAGAATTCACTGCATCTCTTACGGTGGGCAGAAGAATAAACGCAGGCAAACGATTAACATTATAGTTACGTGCTGTAACACGTACTTTCAGGAGTCACTTTTCCCATGGCCACGATTAAAGATGTCGCCAAACGTGCTGGCGTGTCCACCACCACCGTGTCACACGTTATCAACAAAACACGTTTCGTCGCTGAAGAGACGAAGGCGGCGGTCTGGGCCGCCATCAAGGAGTTGCACTACTCCCCAAGCGCCGTGGCGCGCAGCCTGAAAGTCAACCACACCAAATCCATCGGGTTGCTGGCGACCTCCAGTGAGGCCCCCTACTTCGCTGAGGTGATTGAGTCCGTGGAGAACAGTTGCTACAGCAAGGGCTATACCCTGATCCTCTGCAACTCCCACAATAACCTCGACAAGCAGCAGGCTTACCTGGCGATGCTGGCGCAAAAGCGCGTCGACGGCCTGCTGGTGATGTGCTCTGAGTACCCGGATCAGCTGATCGGTATGCTCGAGGAGTACCGCAACATCCCGATGGTGGTGATGGACTGGGGTTCAGCACGCAGCGACTTTACCGACTCCATCATTGATAACGCCTTTGAGGGCGGCTACATCGCAGGCCGTTACCTGATCGAGCGCGGCCACCGCGACATCGGCATCATCCCCGGCCAGCTGTCACGCAACACCGGCGGCGGCCGCCATCAGGGTTTCCTGAAGGCGATGGAGGAGGCGAATATTACTGTGCGCCCGGAGTGGGTGGTACAGGGTGATTTTGAGCCGGAGTCCGGCTACAAGGCGATGCAGCAGATTTTGGTGCAGAAGCAGCGCCCAACGGCGGTGTTCTGCGGCGGCGACATCATGGCGATGGGCGCCATCTGCGCCGCCGACGAGATGGGCCTGCGCGTGCCGCAAGACATCTCGGTGATTGGCTATGACAACGTGCGTAACGCGCGCTACTTTACCCCGGCGCTGACCACCATCCACCAGCCGAAAGAGCGCCTTGGCGAGAGCGCTTTTGCCATGCTGTTGGATCGCATCACCAGCAAGCGTGAAGACCCGCAGACCATTGAAGTGCGCCCGAAACTGGTGGAGCGTCGCTCCGTGGCCGATGGCCCCTACCGCGACTACCGCCGTTAATCGGCCAGCCGGGGCCATGCGCCCCGTTTTTTACTCCCCACGCAACCACTCCCGGTTCAAGGTTTCGCTGTCCCCCAGATAATCCAGCAGCCAGCTGAGCGCCGGCGAGGCGCGCGCCTGATCCCAGGTCAGGCAACAGGCGCTGTCCGGGAAGGGTTGCGCCAGCGTCAGCAGCACCAACTCTCCACGATCGATCAGCGGTTGCGCCATGTGCGCCGGAATCATCCCCACGCACAGGCCAGCCAGCAGGCAATCCAGCGCGCTGGTCCAGTCTGGTGCCACCAGCCGCCGTTGGTTATCCAGCGTCCAGGTATCGCGCTTCGGCAGGGTGCGGGAGGTGTCCTCCAGACAGAGGGCTGGCCACGGGCGTAACTGCTCATCCGCCAACGGGCCGGGCAGTTGTGCCAGCGGATGGGTACGGCTCACCACACAGCGCCACGGCAGAAAGCCCATGTCGCGGAAGCGGTAGCTGCCGCCCACCGGCACGGCGCGGGTGGCCCCAATCGCTGCATCCACCCGTCCATCCGCCAGCGCATCCCAGACGCCGTTAAACACCTCCGGCGAGATCAGCAGCTCCATATCGGGAAACTCGCGGTAGAAATCGAGCACTAGCTGCCGGGTGCGATCCGCACGCACCACCCGATCCACCGCCAGATTGAGCTGCCCACGCCAGCCATTGGCCGCCTGTTGGCACTGGCGACGCGCGGCCTGCATTTTTTTGATAACACCGCGCGCCTCCTCAATAAAAACCTGCCCGGCTTCGGTAATTGCTACATCACGGTGGCGGCGCTCAAACAGTTCCACCGCCAGCCACTGTTCCAGCTGGCGCACGGTGTAACTGACTGCCGAGGGCACCCGGTGCAGCTCCTGCGCTGCCGCGCTAAAGCTGCCGGTACGCGCCACGGCGTCCACCACCTCCAGCGAATATTCTGACCACATGGCGCGGCCCCCCTGTTTCTGCTTGCAAAATTTTTCACAGCATGGCGCAAATTTTAACGTTTCACAATGCCCCGGCTGCTCCAGTAGAGTGCACACCGCTATGCGTTTTTCTTATCACCTGCTAACAAACCATAGGGATTTGCTATGACCCACTCCCCTCTTTTCATGCTCTATCTGGCCGGACTGAGCGTGCTTGGCTTTTTGGCCACTGACATGTACCTGCCGGCCTTCGCCCAGATGCAGGCGGATCTTTCGCTGACGCCCAATGCCATCAGCGCCAGCCTGAGCCTGTTTTTGGCCGGTTTCGCCTGCGCCCAGCTGATCTGGGGGCCGCTCTCTGACCGCATCGGCCGCAAGCCCGTGCTGGTGCTGGGGCTGTTGATGTTTGCCGTCGGCTGCGCCGGGATGCTGTGGGTGCAGGATGCGCGCCAGCTCTGGCTGATGCGCTTTGTGCAGGCGGTGGGGGTCTGTTCGGCGGCCGTAAGCTGGCAGGCGCTGGTGGTGGAACGCTGCACGGGCGAGCAGGCGAAACGGGTGTTTGCCACCATTATGCCGCTGGTGGCGCTGTCACCGGCGCTGGCCCCGCTGCTGGGTGCCTGGCTGCTGAACCACTTTGGCTGGCGCGCCATCTTCCTGGCGCTGCTCGCCATCACCCTGCTGCTGCTGGTGCCAACGCTGCGGCTCCAGCCTGCCAACCGGCCGGGCACTGATCACCCGGCCCCCAAGGTAGGGATGCTGGCGCTGCTCGGCTCCCGCGTCTTTAGCGGCAACGTGCTGATGTATGCCGCCTGCTCGGCAGGCTTCTTCGCCTGGCTGACCGGCTCGCCCTTCATCTTGCACGCCATGGGCTATGGCGCGGATGCCATCGGCCTGAGCTACGTGCCACAGACCTTTGCCTTCCTGATTGGTGGGTTTGGCTGCCGCTACGTGGTTAGCCGCCGTGATGGCAAGGTGCTGGTGCCGTGGCTGCTGGCTGGCTATGGCCTGAGCATCATCGCGCTGTTCCTGCTGGCCTGGCTCGCCACGCCGGGGCTGGCGCTGCTGCTGGTGCCATTTTGTGTGATGGCTTTGGCAAATGGCGCACTCTATCCCATAATTGTGGCTAACGCGCTGCTGCCCTTCCCACAAAGCACCGGCAAGGCCGCGGCCCTGCAGAACGCCCTGCAACTGGGACTCTGCTTCGTCGCCAGTCTGGTGGTGTCGGCCTTTATCAGCCAGCCGCTGATGGCAACCGTCAGTGTGATGCTGAGCACCGTGGGCCTGGCGTTGGCGGGCTACCTGCTCCAGCGTAATGCGCCGGCGCAGGCGGCCATCCGTCAGGAGCGGCATACTAACCAAACGGCATAATTGCCTTATTGAATAATCGCTTGATTATTCTTTGCGCCAGAAGGGATTGACTATTGAGTATCGTTTCTGGCGCGCCTATACTCTTTTTCAGT encodes the following:
- a CDS encoding alkene reductase, giving the protein MSTLFTPLTIGGRTLPNRIFMAPLTRLRSQEPGDLPTALMGEYYSQRASAGLIISEATQISLQGKGYAGAPGIHSPEQVAAWRQITDAVHARGGHIALQMWHVGRISHTSLQPGQQSPVAPSAQTADTRTTIRDEQGNLTRVPCSPPRALTVAEIAEVVAQFRQAAIHAREAGFDYVEIHAAHGYLLHQFQSPESNLRDDQYGGSVENRLRLTLEVVESVVAELGADRVGIRISPVGAVAGMGNGEQEEQDALTLVEQLSARQLAYLHISEPDWVGGRPYSEALRKAIRARYQGVIIGAGGYTQQKAEQLIDAGYVDAAAFGRDYIANPDLVARFAQQAPLNPPQPETFYGGGREGYTDYPTL
- a CDS encoding YnhF family membrane protein; translation: MDTNLKLSLCTTVAALTVIIAFSFTAVLG
- the rnt gene encoding ribonuclease T, with protein sequence MRAEFEPDKKLMADKSDPNALSGRFRGFYPVVIDVETAGFNARTDALLEIAAVTLRMDDDGWLTRDEALHFHVAPFEGAVLQPEALAFNGIDPHNPLRGAVSEYEALHAIFKMVRKGMKEQNCNRAIIVAHNANFDHSFLMAAAERASLKRNPFHPFATFDTAALSGLVLGQTVLAKACITAGIPFDSAQAHSALYDTEQTALLFCELVNRWKRLGGWPLATPEADE
- a CDS encoding Grx4 family monothiol glutaredoxin, with the translated sequence MTTIEKIQAQIAENPILLYMKGSPKLPSCGFSAQAVQALSACGERFAYVDILQNPDIRAELPKYANWPTFPQLWVDGELVGGCDIVLEMYQRGELQQLIKETAEKHRSQEEQQ
- the punR gene encoding DNA-binding transcriptional activator PunR, which produces MWSEYSLEVVDAVARTGSFSAAAQELHRVPSAVSYTVRQLEQWLAVELFERRHRDVAITEAGQVFIEEARGVIKKMQAARRQCQQAANGWRGQLNLAVDRVVRADRTRQLVLDFYREFPDMELLISPEVFNGVWDALADGRVDAAIGATRAVPVGGSYRFRDMGFLPWRCVVSRTHPLAQLPGPLADEQLRPWPALCLEDTSRTLPKRDTWTLDNQRRLVAPDWTSALDCLLAGLCVGMIPAHMAQPLIDRGELVLLTLAQPFPDSACCLTWDQARASPALSWLLDYLGDSETLNREWLRGE
- the gloA gene encoding lactoylglutathione lyase, whose amino-acid sequence is MRLLHTMLRVGDLQRSIDFYTKVLGMRLLRSSENTEYKYSLAFVGYTEESEGAVIELTYNWGVESYDMGTAYGHIALGVDDVAATCDQIRNAGGNVTREAGPVKGGTTVIAFVEDPDGYKIELIENSHAGKGLGN
- a CDS encoding C40 family peptidase; amino-acid sequence: MRLLVTLFVLLFTQLCMNLAHASPHARTSADPRKGHASEARTDDRKKRKPVKTSVKKKATSRDKAQVVKVTTKSGKTRKTASTHLVKVTPPKKGYKKGYGRQRLPGHEAKAVESGPLALSPAHKKRYQKAKQTAMTKLMKQVGKPYRWGGTSPTTGFDCSGLVYYAYKDVMKIRLPRTANEMYHLRDAAPVKRGELESGDLVFFRIANRGAADHVGVYLGDGKFIQSPRTGEDIRISYLDNDYWQDHYVGARRVMTPKTVR
- the punC gene encoding purine nucleoside transporter PunC, coding for MTHSPLFMLYLAGLSVLGFLATDMYLPAFAQMQADLSLTPNAISASLSLFLAGFACAQLIWGPLSDRIGRKPVLVLGLLMFAVGCAGMLWVQDARQLWLMRFVQAVGVCSAAVSWQALVVERCTGEQAKRVFATIMPLVALSPALAPLLGAWLLNHFGWRAIFLALLAITLLLLVPTLRLQPANRPGTDHPAPKVGMLALLGSRVFSGNVLMYAACSAGFFAWLTGSPFILHAMGYGADAIGLSYVPQTFAFLIGGFGCRYVVSRRDGKVLVPWLLAGYGLSIIALFLLAWLATPGLALLLVPFCVMALANGALYPIIVANALLPFPQSTGKAAALQNALQLGLCFVASLVVSAFISQPLMATVSVMLSTVGLALAGYLLQRNAPAQAAIRQERHTNQTA
- the purR gene encoding HTH-type transcriptional repressor PurR produces the protein MATIKDVAKRAGVSTTTVSHVINKTRFVAEETKAAVWAAIKELHYSPSAVARSLKVNHTKSIGLLATSSEAPYFAEVIESVENSCYSKGYTLILCNSHNNLDKQQAYLAMLAQKRVDGLLVMCSEYPDQLIGMLEEYRNIPMVVMDWGSARSDFTDSIIDNAFEGGYIAGRYLIERGHRDIGIIPGQLSRNTGGGRHQGFLKAMEEANITVRPEWVVQGDFEPESGYKAMQQILVQKQRPTAVFCGGDIMAMGAICAADEMGLRVPQDISVIGYDNVRNARYFTPALTTIHQPKERLGESAFAMLLDRITSKREDPQTIEVRPKLVERRSVADGPYRDYRR